From the Gordonia bronchialis DSM 43247 genome, one window contains:
- a CDS encoding DUF721 family protein: MSTDPTGTPGTPDELGGYERARRALEEARAAARAAGKSVGHGRASPVRRPASGNKKRRRWSGAGPDSRDPQPLGRLAGGVARERGWQAKIGEGTLFGMWDQIVGADIAAHAQPISLRDKVLHVQAESTAWATQLRYVQAQIIAKIAAALGDGMVTSLRITGPKGPSWRKGERHVRGRGPRDTYG, from the coding sequence ATGAGTACCGACCCGACCGGCACACCCGGCACACCGGACGAACTCGGCGGATACGAGCGGGCCCGGCGAGCCCTGGAAGAGGCTCGTGCCGCCGCGCGGGCGGCCGGGAAGTCGGTGGGGCACGGCCGGGCGTCACCGGTGCGTCGTCCAGCGAGCGGTAACAAGAAGCGTCGACGCTGGTCCGGTGCCGGTCCCGACTCGCGGGATCCGCAGCCGCTGGGACGTCTCGCCGGTGGCGTCGCCCGCGAACGCGGCTGGCAGGCCAAGATCGGCGAGGGCACCCTCTTCGGTATGTGGGATCAGATCGTGGGCGCCGACATCGCCGCGCATGCGCAGCCGATCTCGTTGCGCGACAAAGTCCTACACGTCCAGGCCGAGTCCACGGCGTGGGCGACCCAGTTGCGCTATGTGCAGGCTCAGATCATCGCGAAGATCGCCGCTGCCCTCGGGGACGGCATGGTGACGTCGTTGCGGATCACCGGACCCAAGGGCCCGTCCTGGCGCAAGGGCGAGCGTCATGTGCGCGGTCGGGGCCCGCGCGACACCTATGGCTGA
- the istA gene encoding IS21 family transposase codes for MTQLLELFRHWYAGRSQVQISQALGLDRKTIRKYLASALAAGMSPGTGDKFDESVWRELIGGWFPEVVDPSTRAVTWPPIAKHHKWISGQLDATVTVATIAQRLRDDHGVDVSESSVRRYVTAHFADKINEKRATPPRPPVPAGEEAQVDYGKLGMWTNPETGKRVSVWAFAIILSCSRWLFVQPVLKMDQTSWCASHVDAFEFFGGVPERIVCDNLKTGVSKPDLYDPQINRAYAELASFYEVLIDPARAFTPKDKPRIERPMPYIRDSFFTGREFTSLPQMQQAALDWCLNVYGRHAHRGIDGVPPAELFAQIERDVLTPLPPRRFERVTYHVGKVAPDCHVKAGTALYSVPWRLIGSHVRVRTCGDMVQVFADDQVVATHVLHLSGRATNLEHYPPHKVAYHSRPVAWCRKQAEEIGEHAVAVVAELSEVNAIHRLRAIQSIVGLRTKYPDDRINAACARAIAVGDVGPRTIKGILIAGTEYDDTITTPPVAPTPPAFLALLTDPWVMTGRGGLVGGRRG; via the coding sequence ATGACCCAGCTGTTGGAGTTGTTTCGGCATTGGTATGCCGGACGCTCGCAGGTGCAGATTTCCCAGGCGTTGGGCCTGGATCGCAAGACCATCCGCAAGTATCTCGCGTCGGCGCTGGCGGCGGGAATGAGCCCGGGCACCGGGGACAAGTTCGACGAGTCGGTGTGGCGGGAGTTGATCGGCGGCTGGTTCCCCGAAGTTGTCGATCCCTCGACGCGGGCGGTGACGTGGCCGCCGATCGCCAAGCATCATAAGTGGATCAGCGGCCAGCTCGATGCCACGGTGACGGTGGCCACGATCGCGCAACGTCTGCGCGACGACCACGGGGTTGATGTGTCGGAATCGTCGGTACGCCGTTATGTGACAGCACATTTCGCTGACAAGATCAACGAGAAACGCGCAACCCCACCACGACCCCCGGTACCTGCAGGCGAGGAAGCCCAAGTCGATTACGGCAAGCTCGGGATGTGGACCAACCCTGAGACCGGGAAGCGGGTGTCGGTGTGGGCGTTCGCGATCATCCTGTCGTGCTCGCGGTGGTTGTTTGTGCAGCCGGTCCTCAAGATGGACCAAACATCTTGGTGCGCTTCGCATGTGGATGCGTTCGAGTTTTTCGGCGGCGTGCCCGAGCGAATCGTTTGTGACAACCTCAAGACCGGGGTCAGCAAGCCTGATCTCTACGATCCGCAGATCAACCGGGCCTACGCCGAACTCGCCTCGTTCTACGAGGTGCTGATCGATCCGGCGCGCGCGTTCACTCCGAAAGACAAACCGCGCATCGAGCGCCCGATGCCCTACATTCGGGACTCGTTCTTCACGGGCCGCGAGTTCACCAGCCTGCCGCAGATGCAACAGGCCGCCCTCGACTGGTGTCTGAACGTGTACGGCCGCCACGCCCACCGCGGGATCGATGGGGTGCCGCCCGCCGAACTGTTCGCGCAGATCGAACGGGATGTGTTGACTCCGTTGCCGCCCAGACGATTTGAACGTGTCACCTACCACGTGGGCAAGGTCGCCCCCGACTGTCATGTCAAGGCGGGCACAGCGTTGTACTCGGTGCCGTGGCGGCTGATCGGCTCACACGTGCGGGTCCGCACGTGCGGGGATATGGTCCAGGTCTTCGCCGACGACCAGGTCGTGGCAACCCACGTACTGCACCTGAGCGGACGAGCAACCAACCTCGAGCACTATCCGCCGCACAAGGTCGCCTACCACTCCCGCCCGGTGGCGTGGTGCCGCAAGCAGGCCGAAGAGATCGGCGAGCACGCGGTCGCAGTCGTCGCTGAACTCTCCGAGGTCAATGCGATCCACCGCCTGCGCGCGATCCAGTCCATCGTCGGCTTGCGCACCAAGTATCCCGATGACCGCATCAACGCCGCCTGCGCCCGCGCGATCGCCGTCGGCGATGTCGGGCCACGCACCATCAAAGGCATCCTGATCGCCGGTACCGAATACGACGACACCATCACCACACCGCCGGTAGCGCCGACACCACCGGCATTTCTGGCTCTCCTGACCGATCCGTGGGTCATGACCGGCCGGGGAGGACTGGTCGGTGGCCGCCGAGGTTGA
- a CDS encoding DUF4190 domain-containing protein — protein sequence MRPTEAAARRTPDRRSATPSATVEPRRRVNRMAIWALVLSVLGITSIIGIGLAFKARADIARNREEGDPYAVAALVVGFFYVFVVVVGLCVFWWIRSGS from the coding sequence GTGCGCCCGACCGAAGCTGCGGCACGCCGCACCCCGGACCGTCGTAGTGCTACTCCGTCGGCAACCGTCGAACCTCGACGACGCGTCAATCGGATGGCGATCTGGGCGTTGGTCCTGTCTGTCCTCGGTATCACCTCGATCATCGGCATCGGGTTGGCCTTCAAGGCCCGGGCCGACATTGCACGCAATCGCGAAGAGGGCGACCCCTACGCCGTGGCGGCATTGGTGGTCGGCTTCTTCTACGTGTTCGTCGTCGTCGTCGGGTTGTGTGTTTTCTGGTGGATCCGTAGCGGCAGTTGA
- the recF gene encoding DNA replication/repair protein RecF (All proteins in this family for which functions are known are DNA-binding proteins that assist the filamentation of RecA onto DNA for the initiation of recombination or recombinational repair.) has protein sequence MFVRELHLRDFRSWRTADLELAAEPTVFTGRNGFGKTNILEALQYLATLRSHRVSTDAPLVHSGATSALVTATVENSGRELTAQLRINAEGANKASINNGPPRRAREVIGILRTVLFAPEDLSLVRGDPTDRRRFIDELVAQRGPLHVAARSDYDRVLRQRAALLKTAGAAMRRGGGDAASVISTLDVWDAQLAEHGAAVTAARVDVLNELRPHVTEAYASIAPHSRPTDLAYLPAAGPDVLPPAGARADVAAIGETLLAQLAQVRTKEIERGVCLVGPHRDDVGIILGDDIAKGFASHGESWSLALALRLGSVALTRAEGVEPVIMLDDVFAELDATRRRKLATFTSDAEQLLVTAAVAEDIPDEIGGRRIGVEVLDDADGRRSVLTPAAADTEGT, from the coding sequence CGGCAAGACCAACATCCTCGAGGCCCTGCAGTATCTCGCCACGCTGCGATCCCACCGCGTTTCCACCGACGCGCCTCTGGTCCATTCCGGTGCGACCTCGGCACTGGTCACCGCGACCGTGGAGAACAGCGGTCGCGAGCTGACCGCCCAGCTGCGGATCAACGCCGAAGGCGCCAACAAGGCGTCGATCAATAACGGACCGCCGCGTCGGGCACGCGAGGTAATCGGGATCCTGCGCACGGTGTTGTTTGCACCGGAGGACCTGTCGCTGGTGCGCGGGGATCCGACGGATCGGCGCCGCTTCATCGACGAGCTCGTCGCCCAGCGTGGCCCGCTGCATGTGGCCGCGCGCAGCGATTATGACCGTGTCCTGCGGCAACGAGCCGCGTTGCTGAAGACCGCGGGTGCGGCCATGCGACGCGGCGGTGGCGACGCGGCGTCGGTGATCAGCACGCTCGATGTGTGGGATGCCCAACTCGCCGAGCACGGCGCCGCGGTCACCGCGGCCCGCGTCGATGTGCTCAACGAGCTGCGCCCGCATGTCACCGAGGCCTACGCCTCGATCGCACCTCATTCGCGTCCGACCGATCTGGCGTATCTGCCGGCGGCTGGACCCGACGTACTGCCGCCCGCCGGTGCGAGGGCCGATGTCGCGGCGATCGGTGAGACGCTGCTGGCGCAACTGGCGCAGGTGCGCACCAAAGAGATCGAGCGCGGGGTCTGTCTGGTGGGTCCGCACCGCGACGACGTCGGCATCATCCTCGGCGACGACATCGCGAAAGGCTTTGCCTCCCATGGTGAATCGTGGTCGCTGGCGCTTGCGCTGCGGCTCGGTTCGGTGGCCCTGACCCGGGCCGAGGGGGTGGAGCCGGTGATCATGCTCGACGATGTCTTCGCCGAACTCGACGCCACGCGGCGTCGTAAACTGGCGACGTTCACCAGCGACGCCGAGCAGCTTCTCGTCACCGCTGCCGTCGCCGAGGACATTCCCGACGAGATCGGCGGCCGGCGGATCGGGGTGGAGGTGCTCGACGACGCCGACGGTCGTCGGTCGGTGCTCACCCCGGCTGCTGCGGACACCGAAGGGACCTAG
- the gyrB gene encoding DNA topoisomerase (ATP-hydrolyzing) subunit B produces the protein MADSKDTAGSKSKSKKSGEYSADSISILEGLEAVRKRPGMYIGSTGERGLHHLIWEVVDNSVDEAMAGYASKVEVTLLEDGGVEVVDDGRGIPTDMHATGSPTVEVVMTQLHAGGKFDSDAYAVSGGLHGVGISVVNALSTKVELEINYGGFHWEQTYDHAKPQPLEKGDATRKTGTLVRFWPDPEIFETTVFSAETVARRLQEMAFLNKGLTITLTDKRPRAVEAPPGDANGDESVADAAETVKTEEEKKADAKPKTRTYHYPDGLVDYIKHLNRTKQPIHNSVIGFTAKGTGHEVEIAMQWNAGYSESVHTFANTINTHEGGTHEEGFRAALTSTVNKYALDKKLLKEKDGKLTGDDIREGLAAVISVKVGDPQFEGQTKTKLGNTEVKGFVQKTCNEHLAHWFESNPAEAKIIIKKAVDSSQARLAARKARELVRRKTATDIGGLPGKLADCRSNDPSKCEVYIVEGDSAGGSAKSGRDSMYQAILPLRGKIINVEKARIDRVLKNAEVQSIITAFGTGIHDEFDIAKLRYHKIVLMADADVDGQHISTLLLTLLFRFMRPLIEHGHVYLAQPPLYKLKWQKREPEFAYSDRERDGLLEAGRTAGWKINTDDGIQRYKGLGEMNAKELWETTMDPEVRVLRQVTLDDAAAADELFSILMGEDVAARRSFIARNAKDVRFLDV, from the coding sequence GTGGCCGACAGTAAAGACACCGCTGGTTCCAAGAGCAAGAGCAAGAAGTCCGGTGAGTACAGCGCCGATTCGATCAGCATCCTCGAGGGTCTCGAAGCCGTCCGCAAGCGGCCCGGTATGTACATCGGATCCACCGGCGAACGTGGCTTACACCATCTGATCTGGGAGGTCGTCGACAACTCGGTCGACGAGGCGATGGCCGGCTACGCCTCCAAGGTGGAGGTGACGCTGCTCGAGGACGGTGGTGTGGAGGTAGTCGACGACGGTCGTGGCATCCCCACCGACATGCACGCCACGGGCAGTCCCACCGTCGAGGTGGTCATGACCCAGCTGCACGCGGGCGGCAAATTCGATTCCGACGCCTACGCCGTCTCCGGCGGTCTGCACGGCGTGGGTATCTCCGTGGTCAACGCGCTGTCCACCAAGGTCGAGCTCGAGATCAACTACGGCGGCTTCCACTGGGAGCAGACCTACGATCACGCGAAGCCGCAGCCCCTGGAGAAGGGTGACGCGACTCGCAAGACCGGCACCCTGGTGCGTTTCTGGCCGGACCCGGAGATCTTCGAGACCACCGTCTTCAGCGCCGAGACGGTCGCGCGGCGTCTGCAGGAGATGGCCTTCCTCAACAAGGGCCTCACCATCACCCTCACCGACAAGCGGCCCCGCGCCGTCGAGGCCCCGCCCGGCGACGCCAACGGCGATGAGAGCGTCGCCGACGCTGCCGAGACGGTGAAGACCGAGGAAGAGAAGAAGGCCGACGCCAAGCCCAAGACCCGCACCTATCACTACCCCGACGGGCTGGTCGACTACATCAAGCACCTCAATCGCACCAAGCAGCCGATCCACAACTCCGTCATCGGTTTCACGGCCAAGGGCACCGGCCACGAGGTGGAGATCGCGATGCAGTGGAACGCCGGCTACTCGGAGTCGGTGCACACCTTTGCCAACACCATCAACACCCACGAGGGTGGCACCCACGAAGAGGGTTTCCGCGCCGCGCTCACCAGCACGGTCAACAAGTATGCGCTGGACAAGAAGCTGCTGAAGGAGAAGGACGGCAAGCTCACCGGCGACGACATCCGCGAGGGGCTGGCCGCGGTCATCTCGGTCAAGGTCGGCGATCCGCAGTTCGAGGGTCAGACCAAGACCAAGCTGGGCAACACCGAGGTCAAGGGCTTCGTCCAGAAGACCTGCAACGAGCACCTGGCGCACTGGTTCGAGTCCAACCCGGCCGAGGCCAAGATCATCATCAAGAAGGCCGTGGACTCTTCGCAGGCGCGCCTCGCCGCTCGTAAGGCACGAGAGTTGGTGCGGCGCAAGACCGCAACCGACATCGGCGGTCTGCCCGGCAAGCTAGCGGACTGCCGCAGCAACGACCCGTCCAAGTGCGAGGTCTACATCGTGGAGGGTGACTCCGCCGGCGGCAGTGCGAAATCCGGCCGCGACTCGATGTATCAGGCGATTCTTCCGTTGCGCGGCAAGATCATCAACGTCGAGAAGGCCCGCATCGACCGCGTCCTGAAGAACGCCGAGGTGCAGTCCATCATCACCGCCTTCGGCACCGGCATCCACGACGAGTTCGACATCGCCAAGCTCCGCTATCACAAGATCGTGCTGATGGCCGACGCCGACGTTGACGGACAACACATCTCGACGTTGCTGCTGACGCTGCTGTTCCGGTTCATGCGACCGCTCATCGAACATGGCCACGTCTATCTAGCGCAGCCGCCGCTGTACAAACTCAAGTGGCAGAAGCGCGAACCCGAGTTTGCCTACTCCGACCGGGAACGCGACGGCCTGCTCGAGGCGGGTCGCACGGCTGGCTGGAAGATCAACACCGACGACGGTATCCAGCGGTACAAGGGTCTCGGCGAGATGAACGCCAAGGAGCTGTGGGAGACCACCATGGATCCGGAGGTTCGCGTGCTGCGGCAGGTGACCCTCGACGACGCCGCTGCGGCCGACGAACTGTTCTCCATCCTGATGGGTGAGGACGTTGCCGCCCGCCGCAGCTTCATCGCCCGTAACGCGAAAGATGTTCGCTTCCTTGATGTCTGA
- a CDS encoding ISL3 family transposase, whose translation MQNATLWRALLGVEKTVVEDIEFDEDEQTLVACVRHTRRAGARCGRCQRRSPWYDRGEGRRRWRALDLGTIQVHLEADAPRVNCREHGPTVRAVPWARHGAGHTTGFDEQVAWLATQCSKSAVTELMRIAWRTVGAIITRVWADVEKLHDRFADLRRIGIDEISYKRGHRYLTVVVDHDTGRLVWAAPGRDKATLEGFFDALGEERCSQITHVSADGADWISTVVADHCPHAVRCADPFHVVRWATDALDEVRRAAWNQARGAATQRRAGRASGHAKALKHARYALWKNPENLTVRQQAKLAWVAKTDPRLHRAYLLKEGLRLVFQLPHAEAAEALEVWIRWARRCRIPAFVELQRRIVKHQASILAAIEHGLSNGRIESVNTKIRLITRVAFGFRSPEALIALAMLNLGGHRPVLPGRS comes from the coding sequence GTGCAGAACGCCACCTTATGGCGAGCCCTGTTGGGGGTCGAGAAGACAGTCGTGGAGGACATCGAGTTCGACGAGGACGAGCAGACTCTGGTGGCCTGCGTTCGGCACACGCGACGTGCGGGAGCTCGCTGCGGACGATGTCAGCGACGGTCTCCTTGGTACGACCGTGGCGAGGGACGTCGTCGGTGGCGGGCGCTGGACCTGGGCACCATCCAGGTCCATCTCGAGGCCGACGCACCGCGGGTCAACTGCCGCGAGCACGGGCCCACGGTCCGCGCGGTGCCCTGGGCCCGGCATGGCGCCGGACACACCACCGGGTTCGATGAGCAGGTCGCCTGGCTGGCCACCCAGTGCTCCAAGAGCGCGGTCACCGAGTTGATGCGGATCGCCTGGCGCACCGTGGGGGCGATCATCACCCGGGTCTGGGCCGACGTCGAGAAGCTGCATGACCGGTTCGCCGACCTACGCCGGATCGGGATCGATGAGATCTCCTACAAGCGCGGCCACCGCTACCTGACCGTGGTCGTCGACCACGACACCGGTCGGCTGGTCTGGGCCGCCCCCGGCCGGGACAAGGCCACCCTCGAGGGCTTCTTCGACGCCCTCGGTGAGGAGCGGTGCAGCCAGATCACCCACGTCTCCGCCGACGGTGCGGACTGGATCAGCACTGTGGTCGCCGACCACTGCCCCCACGCGGTCCGCTGCGCCGACCCCTTCCACGTCGTCCGGTGGGCCACCGACGCCCTCGACGAGGTCCGCCGAGCTGCCTGGAACCAGGCCCGCGGAGCGGCCACCCAGCGCCGTGCCGGCCGCGCATCGGGACACGCGAAGGCGTTGAAGCATGCCCGCTACGCGCTGTGGAAGAACCCCGAGAACCTCACGGTCAGGCAGCAGGCCAAGCTGGCCTGGGTCGCCAAGACCGACCCGCGGCTGCACCGTGCCTACCTGCTCAAAGAAGGCCTGCGACTGGTCTTCCAGCTGCCCCACGCCGAGGCCGCGGAGGCGCTCGAGGTCTGGATCCGGTGGGCGCGGCGCTGCCGGATTCCCGCCTTCGTGGAGCTGCAGCGTCGCATCGTCAAACACCAGGCCTCGATCCTCGCAGCGATCGAGCACGGTCTGTCCAACGGTCGCATCGAGTCGGTCAACACCAAGATCCGGCTGATCACCCGCGTTGCCTTCGGATTCAGGTCTCCCGAGGCTCTCATCGCCTTGGCCATGCTCAACCTCGGCGGCCACCGACCAGTCCTCCCCGGCCGGTCATGA
- the gyrA gene encoding DNA gyrase subunit A — MTDTTLPPAGGEGDRVEPVDLGQEMQKSYIDYAMSVIVGRALPEVRDGLKPVHRRLLYASYDAGFRPDRSYVKSAKPVAETMGNYHPHGDTAIYDALVRLAQPWSMRYPLIDGQGNFGSRGNDGAAAMRYTEARLTPLAMEMLRDIDEETVDFTPNYDGKTNEPTVLPARIPNLLINGSGGIAVGMATNIPPHNLREVADAVIWALEHPDADDETTLAACMEAIKGPDFPTAALIVGSQGIRDAYTTGRGSIRMRSVVDIEENKGTTTLVVTELPYQVNPDNLIQSIAEQVNEGKLKGISRIEDQSSDRVGMRIVVTLRRDAVAKVVLNNLYKHSQLQTSFGANMLSIVDGVPRTLRLDQMIRYYVAHQIDVIVRRTRYRLRKAEERAHILRGLVKALDALDEVIALIRASANTEAARTGLMDLLEIDEIQADAILAMQLRRLSALERQKIVDELAEIEREIADLQDILAKPERQRAIVRDELKVVVDKYGDDRRTKIIAADGDVTDEDLIAREDVVVTITETGYAKRTKTDLYRSQRRGGKGVQGAGLKQDDIVKHFFVSSTHDWILFFTTKGRVYRAKAYELPEANRTARGQHVANLLAFQPEERIAQVIQLKSYQDAPYLVLATRNGLVKKSKLEDFDSNRSGGIAAINLRGEDELVGAQLCSADDDLLLVSQKGQSIRFHADDEALRPMGRQTSGVQGMRFNADDTLLSLNVVREGTYLLVATSGGYAKRTGMDDYPVQGRGGKGVLTIAHDRRRGELIGALIVDDDSELYAITSGGGVIRTAAKQVRKAGRQTKGVRLMNIDEGTTVIAIARNADEPDDAGE; from the coding sequence ATGACTGACACCACACTCCCACCCGCTGGGGGAGAAGGAGACCGCGTCGAGCCGGTCGACCTCGGCCAGGAGATGCAGAAGTCCTACATCGACTACGCGATGAGCGTGATCGTGGGCCGCGCCCTGCCGGAGGTGCGCGACGGCCTCAAGCCGGTGCACCGCCGCCTGCTCTACGCGTCCTACGACGCCGGCTTCCGGCCCGACCGCAGCTACGTCAAATCGGCGAAACCCGTTGCGGAGACGATGGGTAACTATCACCCGCACGGCGACACCGCCATCTACGACGCCCTGGTGCGTCTGGCCCAGCCGTGGTCGATGCGCTATCCGCTGATCGACGGACAGGGCAACTTCGGCTCCCGGGGTAACGACGGCGCCGCCGCCATGCGCTACACCGAGGCCCGCCTCACCCCGCTCGCCATGGAGATGCTGCGCGATATCGACGAGGAGACAGTCGATTTCACGCCCAACTACGACGGTAAGACCAACGAGCCGACGGTATTGCCGGCGCGCATCCCCAACCTGCTGATCAACGGATCCGGCGGCATCGCCGTCGGCATGGCCACCAACATCCCGCCGCACAACCTGCGCGAGGTCGCCGACGCCGTAATCTGGGCGCTCGAGCACCCCGACGCCGACGACGAGACCACTCTCGCGGCGTGTATGGAAGCCATCAAGGGACCCGACTTTCCCACGGCTGCACTGATTGTCGGCAGCCAGGGCATCCGGGACGCCTACACGACCGGCCGCGGCAGCATCCGCATGCGCTCGGTGGTCGACATCGAGGAGAACAAGGGCACCACGACCCTCGTCGTCACCGAACTGCCGTACCAGGTGAACCCGGACAACCTGATCCAGTCGATCGCCGAACAGGTCAACGAGGGAAAACTCAAGGGCATCAGCCGAATCGAGGATCAGTCCTCGGATCGCGTCGGCATGCGCATCGTCGTTACCCTGCGTCGCGACGCGGTCGCCAAGGTGGTGCTGAACAACCTCTACAAGCACAGCCAGCTGCAGACCAGCTTCGGCGCCAACATGCTGTCCATCGTCGATGGTGTGCCGCGCACCCTGCGTCTCGATCAGATGATCCGGTACTACGTGGCGCACCAGATCGACGTCATCGTGCGCCGCACCCGCTACCGGTTGCGCAAGGCCGAGGAACGCGCGCACATCTTGCGCGGTCTGGTGAAAGCCCTTGACGCCCTTGACGAAGTGATCGCGTTGATCCGTGCGTCGGCCAACACCGAGGCCGCCCGCACCGGGTTGATGGATCTACTCGAGATCGACGAGATCCAGGCCGACGCGATCCTGGCCATGCAACTGCGGCGCCTGTCGGCATTGGAGCGGCAGAAGATCGTCGACGAACTCGCCGAGATCGAACGCGAGATCGCCGACCTGCAGGACATCCTCGCCAAGCCGGAGCGCCAGCGCGCCATCGTGCGGGACGAACTGAAGGTGGTCGTCGACAAGTACGGAGACGATCGTCGGACCAAGATCATCGCCGCCGACGGTGACGTCACCGACGAGGATCTCATCGCCCGCGAGGACGTGGTCGTCACCATCACCGAGACCGGATATGCCAAGCGCACCAAGACCGATCTGTATCGCAGCCAGCGGCGCGGCGGTAAGGGTGTGCAGGGCGCCGGTCTCAAGCAGGACGACATCGTCAAGCACTTCTTCGTCAGTTCCACCCACGACTGGATTCTGTTCTTCACCACCAAGGGACGCGTGTACCGCGCGAAGGCGTATGAACTGCCGGAGGCCAACCGCACGGCTCGCGGGCAGCACGTGGCCAACCTGCTGGCCTTCCAGCCGGAGGAGCGCATCGCGCAGGTCATCCAGCTGAAGTCGTATCAGGATGCGCCGTATCTCGTGCTCGCCACCCGCAACGGGTTGGTGAAGAAGTCCAAGCTCGAGGACTTCGACTCCAACCGGTCCGGCGGGATCGCCGCGATCAACCTGCGCGGTGAGGACGAGCTCGTCGGTGCCCAACTCTGCAGCGCCGACGACGATCTGCTGCTCGTGTCGCAGAAGGGACAGTCGATCCGCTTCCACGCCGACGACGAGGCGCTGCGCCCGATGGGCCGGCAGACCTCGGGTGTGCAGGGTATGCGGTTCAACGCCGACGACACCCTGCTCAGCCTCAACGTCGTCCGCGAGGGCACGTATCTGCTGGTCGCGACGTCGGGTGGCTACGCCAAGCGCACCGGGATGGACGACTACCCGGTCCAGGGACGCGGCGGCAAGGGCGTGCTCACCATCGCGCACGACCGTCGACGCGGCGAACTGATCGGCGCGCTCATCGTCGACGACGACTCCGAGCTGTACGCCATCACCTCCGGTGGCGGTGTCATCCGGACCGCCGCCAAGCAGGTGCGCAAGGCGGGACGCCAGACCAAGGGGGTGCGCCTGATGAACATCGATGAGGGCACCACCGTGATCGCCATCGCTCGCAATGCCGACGAACCGGACGACGCAGGCGAATAG
- a CDS encoding DUF3566 domain-containing protein — protein sequence MSTPKDRDKDQAGSATGGQTGVNTSGTGPGTGTPAGGLVPPWQRGQTEQMTTRDQSDPGATAPIEKTGRDTVPGTRPDRGGPPQSDRGGPPQSERGGPPPRGIVSSGTAAASISGQQAPVTNLENPLRGRTATATEEPERFVESPTSTIERDQLAGQKLPDLDAIHHTEAKRAAAAEATTKPSARSAPTQVRANTPLRAAIQIRRIDPWATFKITAVLAVIGFIIWMIAIAVLYLVLDGMGVREQVNTSFATVATADGSSAQSDDIFSATTVFGAAALLGAINAILITALATIGSYIYNICADLIGGAEVTLADLD from the coding sequence GTGAGCACACCGAAGGACCGCGACAAGGATCAGGCCGGTTCGGCAACCGGAGGTCAGACGGGCGTCAACACGTCCGGAACCGGTCCCGGTACGGGTACCCCGGCCGGCGGGCTGGTCCCGCCGTGGCAGCGAGGTCAGACCGAGCAGATGACCACGCGTGATCAGTCGGATCCCGGTGCCACCGCGCCCATCGAGAAGACCGGACGGGACACCGTCCCCGGCACTCGTCCGGATCGTGGCGGCCCGCCGCAGTCGGATCGTGGCGGCCCGCCGCAGTCAGAACGTGGCGGCCCGCCGCCGCGGGGAATCGTGAGCAGCGGCACCGCCGCCGCCAGCATCAGCGGCCAGCAGGCGCCGGTCACCAACCTCGAGAACCCGCTGCGCGGCCGGACCGCGACCGCCACCGAGGAACCCGAGCGGTTCGTCGAATCACCCACGAGCACGATTGAGCGCGATCAGCTCGCCGGCCAGAAACTGCCCGACCTCGACGCGATCCACCACACCGAGGCCAAGCGGGCCGCGGCCGCCGAGGCGACCACCAAGCCGAGCGCGCGGTCGGCGCCCACCCAGGTTCGTGCCAACACCCCGCTGCGCGCAGCCATCCAGATCCGCCGCATCGACCCCTGGGCGACCTTCAAGATCACCGCGGTCCTTGCCGTCATCGGCTTCATCATCTGGATGATCGCCATCGCCGTCCTCTACCTCGTGCTCGACGGAATGGGCGTCAGGGAGCAGGTGAACACCTCCTTCGCCACCGTCGCCACCGCCGACGGATCCTCGGCCCAGAGCGACGACATCTTCTCGGCGACCACCGTCTTCGGGGCGGCGGCGCTTCTCGGTGCGATCAATGCGATTCTCATCACCGCGCTCGCGACGATCGGCTCCTACATCTACAACATCTGTGCCGATCTGATTGGTGGCGCAGAGGTCACACTCGCCGATCTCGACTGA